Part of the Octopus sinensis unplaced genomic scaffold, ASM634580v1 Contig13674, whole genome shotgun sequence genome, CTATACTATCTTTGACTTTGATCTGAATCGTATGGTTTTGCCGAATCTCGTTAATTTAGTAATTTTACTGTCCGGTTTCTTATGTATTCTTGCATTTAAAATTCtggtttctatttttatattagtctatatataaaacactaaggtgtgtctgtctgtctgtctgtccgtgtacacttatatatctaaAAAAGGAAATGTGTAAGATAAAGAAGATGAATTCAAACTCTTCAAagagatcggtcccttaggaacatgaAATCAATAAAGAGGTTAAATatgatgagataatgaaggtgattcgacctcttcacgagatcggtcccttaggaacatgaaatcaataaagagcttaaaaaagatattcatgagataatgaaggtgatttgacctcatgatgaggtcccccaaaaccttcaagccaaaaaattaaaaaaaaattattttctgcgtttttgttaaaatgaacaacaagaaagtcctcgactcacatgatgaggtcccccaaaaccttcaagccaaaaaattaaaaaaaattattttcaggtgattcgacctcttcacgagatcggtcccttaggaacattaaatcaataaagagcttaaataggatattcatgagataatgaaggtgattcgacctcttcacgagatcggtcccttaggaacattaaatcaataaaaagcttaaataggatattcatgagataatgaaggtgattcgacctcttcacgagatcggtcccttaggaacattaaatcaataaagagcttaaataggatatttcatgagataatgaaggtgattcgacctcttcacgagatcggtcccttaggaacattaaatcaataaagagcttaaataggatatttcatgagataatgaaggtgattcgacctcatgatgaggtcccccaaaaccttcaagtcaaaaaattaaaaaaaattattttctgcgtttttgttaaaatgaacaacaagaaagtcctcgactcacatgatgaggtcccccaaaaccttcaagccaaaaaattaaaaaaattattttcaggtgaTTCGACCTTTCCACGAGAttggtcccttaggaacattaaatcaataaaagcttaaataggatattcatgagataatgaaggtgattcgacctttcacgagatcggtcccttaggaacattaaatcaataaagagcttaaataggatattcatgagataatgaaggtgattcgacctcatgatgaggtccccaaaaccttcaagcaaaaaattaaaaaaaattattttctgcgtttttgttaaaatgaacaacaagaaagtcctcgactcacatgatgaggtcccccaaaaccttcaagccaaaaaattaaaaaaaattattttcaggtgaTTCGACCTTTCACGAGATTGGtccttaggaacattaaatcaataaagagcttaaataggatattcatgagataatgaaggtgattcgaccttccacgagatcggtcccttaggaacattaaatcaataaagagcttaaataggatttcatgagataatgaaggtgtgattcgacctcttcacgagatcggtcccttaggaacatttaatcaataaaagcttaaataggatattcatgagataatgaaggtgattcgacctcttcacgagatcggtcccttaggaacattaaatcaataaagagcttaaataggatattcatgagataatgaaggtgattcgacctcttcacgagatcggtcccttaggaacattaaatcaataaagagcttaaataggatattcatgagataatgaaggtgattcgacctcatgatgaggtcccccaaaaccttcaagtcaaaaaattaaaaaaaatttattttcaggtttttgttaaaatgaacaacaagaaagtcctcgaggaaCATGATGAGGTccctaaaaccttaaaaaaaaattaaaaagataatgaaggtgattcgacctttCCACGAGATCGGtccttaggaacattaaatcaataaagagcttaaataggatattcatgagataatgaaggtgattcgacctcttcacgagatcggtcccttaggaacattaaatcaataaagagcttaaataggatattcatgagataatgaaggtgattcgacctcttcacgagatcggtcccttagaaaattataatttttaaaaagtcaaaaaagatactcataataataataatgtaaatgattCGACCTTTTCGTTAGATCGGTTCCCTtaagaaatcaaaatttaaaaaaggaaattcgtgattgatttttaatgttttaaattagGAAGTTATTCACCGAACCTAATCTTTCCAAAATTAGAAAGTTTCACGTATAAATATCAATCTGAAATAAAATCCTACTTCCAGGCTAACTATTTTCATTGCTATCTGTGCGCGCATGCAAAATTAAGTAATGGTAATTAGTTAACAATTGtgcaaatttgaattttcaacattACTCATTATAGATATCCACAAAAATAAATACCTCTCCCCTTAACAGAACTTCAAACGatcaaaaatttaacaataacTAACGTTTTTGTCAATAAATTACtttttaacaatatttcattattgaggATGCTATCAGAGGATTAACTCTATTTCCCTTGAGATATAGAAGATATTAGTTGTTAATTATAGATTGTTTCATTTGTAAGATGTTTAAATCAAAAGTGTTTGTAGAATCTGCCAACAACATCGCAAGTCGAAACTACAGTCACCAAATTCACTTTGAAATTGTTAATTAATCTTAATAAATTAAATGGATATACGGTCGTATTTATGTGAATTCTCaatcatctatataatatatgaaataaatagattATAATTTGAAGTAGATAGTTTCAATTAAGGTTTTTCCAGGTTTAGAATTAAAAACTTCCAATTTtagaaaatttgataaatatctaaattaagatgtttccattttaggaaattttatttgtattaatataaaaaGATCCGTAAAAATAGTATAATATAGTTTGTTACatagaaaataaacatttcaatAGCAATAGTATAATATAGATAAGAATGTCTGAATTGAGAAAGCACAATAAATtcagaaatacaaaaacaaaagacaagaaaTCGGAAGAAAGAGAGTTTGGGGGGAGAGGAATAATCAAAAAAAAATTGGTATCTAATAGTGAGGATTTGGAAATTATAAATGAGCATAAAATAACTAATACTAGCTTACTAAATTTTGCAATATGCGCTAATAGTATGGAATTAGAAAGCTTGCACCAaagccataaaaacaaatatcaaaaaatTTCTGAGAACAGGAATGAAAATAGTGATTTAACAAAAATTGATAAAGTAAATCACAACTTGACAaaggtaataaaaattttaatctattttaatagatatttgaacaaagaaaagaaataaacaaaagacaaatgcagaaaaaaaaaaaaaggaaaaaaacgaatcaacaaaacaaaaaattattcgagaaagaaaacaacaaacaaaggaAGACGATTGCAAGAAGTCAAGaaggaaacagaagaagaaagaaaaattaacagaaaagaaaacgacAGACAAAGGAGGACGATTGCAAGAAgtcaagaaacagaagaaagaaaaattaacagaaaagaaaacgacAGACAAAGGAGGACGATTGCAAGAAgtcaagaaacagaagaaagaaaaattaacagaaaagaaaacgacAGACAAAGGAGGACGATTGCAAGAAgtcaagaaacagaagaaagaaaaattaacagaaaagaaacaaacagaataaGAAACGTTACAATGAGAAGCCAAAAAATCAAGAAGATCGTTATAAAGAATATCAAGAAATTATATCACGGAGGAATACGAAATTATATAATTCTAAATATTGGGAAATCTAGGATTTAATTATAATGCAgttaatgattttaaatatttggGGAATATCGGCACTATGTCCGATATATGTAAATTTTGTTCGGCCCTAAAATTTAAAGGGGAAACAGCAGGCATGTGTTGCAATCTTGGTAAGGTAAATTTGCCTTCCTTATCGATTCCACCAAAACCACTATTGACGCTATTAAGAAATGAATCGCCGATCTCTAAgcattttcttgaaaatattcGAAAGTATAATAATTGTTTTCAGATGACATCGTTTGGAACAACAGGTAATTTTATTTATACGGGTTATATGCCCACATATAAGGTTCTTGGTCAAGTTTATCATAGGATGGGGTCACTACTCCCAAATGCAGGTGAGCAACATagctttttacaaatatattttttggaaaattttgaGGATCAGTCAACAAGAAGATTAGAAACAGAACCAAAATTACGTCAATCTATAATTAACATGTTACAAAACATGTTACAAGaacataattcatatattttatcttttaggaCTGTTATGCGGACTACAAGAGAAAAGGACTATAAAGTAATTATTCATGCAGATAGGACACCTACGGGAGCACATGAAGGACGGTACAACATACCAAGTTCTAATCAGGTTGGGGTTTTGATAGTAGGGCAACAATATGATAAACGAGATATTATCGTTAATCATAAAGACAGTGGACTACGAAGAATTTCAGAAACACATCGTTCATATGATGCTCTACAGTACCCTCTGATATTTTCAAGAGGGGCAGATGGATATAATTTTAAGGTTATGCAGCAAAATCCACTGACaggacaaaatacaaataaaaaaattagctgTATGGCATTTTACTCCTATAGATTCATGCtaagaaaagaagaatttaataCTATTCATCGAACAGGACAATTGTTTAATCAATATTTAGTTGACATGTATGCGAAGATTGAATCTGAGAGACTATTATACTTTCGTTTAAATCAACAAACAACGAAAACTTAGAGCAGAAGAATATATACATCTCAGAGATGCGattattaatgatggtaatgTTTCTGATGTAGGTCAAATGATCATATTACCCTCATCATTTACAGGAGGACCAAGATATATGCATGAACGAACACAAGATGCAATGACATACGTAAGAAATTACGGTACTCCAGATTTATTCATTACGATTACGTGTAATCCTAAATGGCCAGAAATTATTGATAACTTATTCATAGGTCAAAAGTCCGAGAATAGACATGATATAATTGCAAGAGTTTTTAGACAGAAAATTATTAAACTGATGGACCTAATAACGAAGAGTCATATATATGGGAAGACACGATGCCATATATACAGTTGAATGGCAGAAAAGAGGACTTCCACATTCACACATTTTGATATGGTTAGTTAACAAAATTAGGCCCACTGAAATAGACGACTGCATATCCGCTGAAATTCCAAATCCAGAAGAGGATCTGGAATTATATGAGACCATCAGGAAAAATATGATACATGGTCCATGTGGAATTCTTAATAGGTCTTCACCATGTATGAAGAACGGTAAGTGTAGTAAAGGGTATCCAAAAGAATTTCTTTTCAATACTCAAACAGGAGAAAATGGGTATCCTCTTTACCGTAGGAGAAGGCCAAATGATGGGGGACATACAGTGACTATCAACGAAGGcaaggaaaatgaaataacagTGGATAACAGGTGGGTAGTGCCTTATAGTCCACTGTTATGTAAAATTTTTAATGCTCATATAAATGTAGAATTCTGCAACTCAATTAAATCAATTAAATATGTCTGCAAATACATCAACAAGGGGTCAGATCAGGCAGTTTTTACTATTGAAGGACGGGATGAGGTGACTCAATACATGCATGGGAGATATTTGCAGCAGTGAGGCTGCGTGGAAAATATTTGGATTTCCCATACATGATAGATATCCTTTGGTAATGCATTTAGAGGTACATTTGGAAAATGGACAAAGAGTTTACTTCAATGAAGAAAATGTACAAGACCAAATACAAAACCCAAGGAATTCTACACTAATGGCTTTTTTTGAACTTTGTACATTAGACACATTTGCAAAAACATTATTATATTGTGAAATTCCAAGATACTACAGGTGGGAAACTACCGGTAAGAAATTCAAACGAAGGATAAGAGGAGAACCAGTGAATGGACATCCAGGAATTGTAAGTAGTGATGCATTGGGCAGGGTGTACACAGTTCACCCTAATAATGCCGAATGTTATTGTGTTAGGTTACTTCTGCATAACATCCGAGGACCGACATTTTTTACCGATTTAAAGACAGTTGATGGAGTAATCTGCGCAACATTTAGAGAAGCCTGTTTTAAATTGGGACTTTTAGAGGATGATAAAAGCTGGGACGACGCATTGACCGAAGCTGGGATTTTCAATATGCCATCAAAGATTAGATATTTATTACATTGATGTTGGCATATTGTAATATATCAAATCCTCTACAACTGTGGGAGAAGCATAAAGAAATAATGTGTGAAGATATATTAAAGAGGGATGCAAAATCAGGTTTTGACGAGGACATTTTTAATGAAGGATTACTAATTATTAATAGATCACTCGAATCAGTCATTGGGAAAAATATATGTGAGTACGGGTTTAGCGTTAACagtcaaaatattacaaataatttgGAATATGACAAATATAATTTAGAAGAACTACAAAAAATACTTAATGAAAGGGAACCGAATTTATTGGAAGGTCAATTAAGAATCTACaatgaaataaacagaaagattgaagaaaatgatggtaaaatatTCTTCATAGATGCACCGGGAGGTACAGGTAAAACATatctattaaatttattattggcaAAGGCGAGATGCAATAATAAAATAGCTATAGCAGTTGCTTCTACAGGTATTGCGGCTACGCTTTTAGATGGTGGACGAACAGCACATTCAATGTTCAAACTACCATTAAATCTAGCAAAGGATATGGAGCCAGTTTGTAATATTAAAGGAAATTCACTTATTGGGACTATTATACGTGATTGTAATCTAATAGTATGGGATGAGTGTACAATGGTAAGTAAAAGAGCATTTGAAGCAGTTGACAGAACTTTTCGCGACATCAAACATTCAGATTCACCTTTTGGTGGATCGGTGTTAGTATTagcaggtgattttagacagacaCTGCCTATTATTCAAAGAGGAACACCAGCAGATGAACTTAATGCATGTTTGAAATCATCGTATTTGTGGACCttggtaaaaaaaataagtctAAATGTAAATATTCGTGCACAAAAGTCAGAAACAAATTCATTCGCTAAGGTACTTTTAAATGTAGGGAATGGAACACTCGAAACAAATTCAGAAGATTTTAAGGTATCACTACCTCCAGAGTTATGCATAAATGTAAACAGACCAGAAGAATTATTAACCTCAGTTTATCCAAATCTAGAGGAAAATTA contains:
- the LOC115229792 gene encoding ATP-dependent DNA helicase pif1-like, producing MLAYCNISNPLQLWEKHKEIMCEDILKRDAKSGFDEDIFNEGLLIINRSLESVIGKNICEYGFSVNSQNITNNLEYDKYNLEELQKILNEREPNLLEGQLRIYNEINRKIEENDGKIFFIDAPGGTGKTYLLNLLLAKARCNNKIAIAVASTGIAATLLDGGRTAHSMFKLPLNLAKDMEPVCNIKGNSLIGTIIRDCNLIVWDECTMVSKRAFEAVDRTFRDIKHSDSPFGGSVLVLAGDFRQTLPIIQRGTPADELNACLKSSYLWTLVKKISLNVNIRAQKSETNSFAKVLLNVGNGTLETNSEDFKVSLPPELCINVNRPEELLTSVYPNLEENYTCFDWLRERAILAPLNDEVHNINLDLLIKLPGMERIYKSVDVIMDQETACEYPVEFLNSLEPSGMPHHTLKLKVGAPVVLLRNLESPRLCNGTRLVITNLMSNIIEATILTGKNKGEDVYIPKIPIISDELPFRFKRLQFPLKLSFAMTINKSQGQTLK